In the Thermodesulfovibrio yellowstonii DSM 11347 genome, one interval contains:
- a CDS encoding IS200/IS605 family accessory protein TnpB-related protein encodes MITIQTKLAFSNIEDKQAVVDLMRRWSSCMRFAYNRLLEDKSRNELKRKLQEVFNINSRYVDDAIAKAKSMLHSYKEKGKDPSKVIFGGRSLFEKLKKRHINGKAYKKLKQMWQEKRKGNLYSRGDRSKKGNLNARIERNENGIYLRINIGERKYAYAKIQAGWKKGKSREELLKAIGTCGEAYSVELKLKNGKIYAYFAIKENSPETLVTKENGVIGIDINAYPDNIAWAETDVNGQLVSYGKIPMPCLTSGSSNKREYYRWLYAHEIVKLAEERKKAIVIERLDIKNKGRRGDYSGRKSRRIRHNFSYRSFLNKLKVLAQRKGIQVIEVNPAYTSVIGLLKYAPQYMISKDVAAAYVLARRGLGLKEQIPDGYMKVIEHLNVDDLDRLKDYIKKVVKNRYLKRKHFKEIERVKNLIQNLKSESGRVSGPLDGTSLGTCSSSYKTWQVLKVAVVTPLSPEKTLRDVSVLRRIIHLGQVGRPWHGRKFLLLGAGAMVVPNTASWGWNNLKGGKKYPSRLNLYSFVQFK; translated from the coding sequence ATGATAACGATACAGACTAAACTTGCTTTTTCAAATATAGAAGATAAGCAAGCTGTAGTAGATTTAATGAGAAGATGGTCATCCTGTATGAGATTTGCGTACAACAGGCTTTTAGAAGATAAAAGCAGGAACGAACTTAAAAGAAAACTTCAAGAGGTTTTTAACATAAACTCAAGATATGTAGACGATGCAATAGCAAAGGCAAAAAGCATGCTTCATTCTTATAAGGAGAAGGGCAAAGATCCGAGTAAGGTTATATTTGGTGGTAGGAGTTTGTTTGAAAAGCTCAAAAAACGACACATAAACGGAAAGGCTTACAAGAAATTAAAACAAATGTGGCAGGAAAAAAGAAAGGGCAATCTCTACTCAAGAGGAGATAGAAGTAAGAAGGGAAATCTGAATGCAAGGATTGAGAGAAATGAAAATGGCATTTATCTAAGGATCAATATAGGAGAGAGAAAGTATGCCTATGCAAAGATACAAGCAGGATGGAAAAAAGGAAAAAGCAGAGAAGAACTGCTTAAAGCAATCGGTACTTGTGGGGAAGCTTATTCAGTTGAATTAAAGCTAAAAAATGGAAAAATATATGCTTACTTTGCTATTAAGGAAAACTCTCCAGAAACTTTAGTAACAAAAGAAAACGGTGTCATAGGCATAGACATAAATGCATATCCTGATAACATAGCGTGGGCAGAAACGGATGTGAATGGACAGCTTGTAAGTTACGGCAAGATACCGATGCCGTGTCTTACAAGCGGCAGTTCAAACAAAAGGGAATATTACAGATGGCTATATGCCCATGAGATAGTAAAACTGGCAGAGGAAAGAAAGAAAGCAATAGTAATTGAGAGATTAGATATAAAAAACAAAGGAAGAAGAGGAGATTACTCTGGAAGGAAGTCAAGAAGAATAAGGCATAACTTTAGTTATCGATCCTTCTTAAATAAGCTCAAGGTTTTAGCTCAGCGGAAGGGTATACAGGTTATAGAAGTTAATCCCGCCTATACCTCAGTGATAGGGCTTCTGAAATATGCACCGCAGTATATGATAAGTAAGGACGTTGCAGCAGCATATGTCTTAGCAAGAAGAGGACTTGGACTAAAAGAGCAAATCCCTGACGGATATATGAAAGTTATAGAACATTTAAATGTTGATGACTTAGATAGACTGAAGGATTATATAAAGAAAGTAGTTAAGAATAGATATTTAAAGAGAAAACATTTCAAAGAGATAGAAAGGGTCAAAAATCTTATACAAAACCTTAAGAGTGAGTCAGGGAGGGTGTCAGGGCCTCTGGATGGAACAAGTCTTGGCACTTGTAGCAGTAGCTACAAAACCTGGCAAGTTCTTAAGGTAGCGGTGGTAACACCACTCTCCCCTGAGAAAACGTTAAGAGATGTCTCTGTCCTAAGGAGAATAATACATTTAGGGCAAGTGGGGAGACCTTGGCATGGGCGTAAGTTCCTGCTTCTTGGGGCGGGGGCTATGGTTGTTCCAAATACCGCCAGCTGGGGATGGAACAACCTGAAAGGCGGTAAAAAATACCCCAGCCGTTTAAACTTGTACAGTTTTGTACAGTTTAAGTGA
- a CDS encoding ribbon-helix-helix protein, CopG family: MRREVTTIRLSKEIRNILTHTAKKSGRTLSELVREAVHDWIEKREKEKAASKRTA, translated from the coding sequence ATGAGGAGAGAAGTAACAACGATTAGGCTTTCAAAAGAGATCAGAAACATTCTCACCCACACTGCTAAAAAATCTGGCAGAACTCTATCTGAACTGGTCAGAGAGGCAGTCCACGACTGGATTGAAAAACGTGAAAAAGAAAAGGCAGCCTCTAAGAGGACTGCCTAA
- a CDS encoding type II toxin-antitoxin system RelB/DinJ family antitoxin → MESLMIDKDLQEKAKKVFKKYNLSLNEGINMLLRQIVKEKKLPLEAGKELKKAIEESRKGKVVAFKNTEELLKEIRK, encoded by the coding sequence ATGGAAAGCTTGATGATAGATAAGGATTTACAGGAAAAAGCAAAGAAAGTATTTAAAAAGTATAATCTTTCTTTAAATGAAGGGATTAATATGCTGTTAAGGCAGATTGTGAAGGAGAAAAAACTTCCTTTAGAAGCTGGTAAAGAGCTTAAAAAAGCTATTGAGGAATCCAGAAAAGGTAAGGTTGTTGCCTTTAAAAACACTGAAGAACTCTTGAAAGAAATCAGAAAATAG
- a CDS encoding helix-turn-helix transcriptional regulator, whose product MKMTIAERLLKLRNILGVTQERLAGFLSLNRSFLAQIEAGIRKPSPQTLMVLEKEVGISKKWLETGEGLIFADSEKALSVLKSKDKYSIEEIFYILSQVQNVYSFFKDFSVSKDIAIYVFEILSKFSLVSENELEKYKKAIKNESVAWGRLMDKMIAYITNYIVERDFDITEELKSELQKLIQDWGMYVFIAATMHEKKLVPLESIYIDLEVLKNFKQNKNALVEYEKQIPRGVFEAERIKLSFDGHFVLDFAGKGFIEFEKEKLFGFISTVLNIKNDEKKKMLDYEIFYTEYEKLANIKQKDITLSLSLKEFECLRECFKKIKENTKLWQWLQMCYIEKYGFM is encoded by the coding sequence ATGAAGATGACAATAGCTGAGAGGCTTTTAAAGTTGAGAAACATATTGGGGGTAACACAAGAAAGATTGGCGGGGTTTCTATCGCTTAACAGAAGCTTTTTAGCTCAAATTGAGGCAGGAATTAGAAAACCGTCTCCACAAACTTTAATGGTATTAGAGAAAGAGGTGGGTATATCAAAAAAATGGTTAGAAACTGGCGAGGGTTTAATTTTTGCAGATTCTGAAAAAGCTTTAAGTGTTTTAAAAAGCAAAGACAAATACAGTATAGAAGAAATTTTCTACATTTTATCACAAGTTCAGAACGTGTACTCTTTTTTTAAAGATTTTTCTGTATCAAAAGATATAGCTATTTATGTTTTTGAAATTTTGTCTAAATTTTCTCTTGTTTCTGAAAATGAATTAGAAAAATACAAAAAAGCAATCAAAAATGAGAGTGTTGCATGGGGTAGGCTTATGGATAAGATGATTGCTTACATCACAAATTATATTGTTGAAAGAGATTTTGATATAACTGAAGAGCTTAAAAGTGAACTTCAAAAACTAATTCAGGATTGGGGTATGTATGTTTTTATTGCGGCTACTATGCATGAGAAAAAGTTAGTTCCCCTAGAGAGTATTTACATTGATTTGGAAGTTTTAAAAAATTTCAAACAAAACAAAAATGCTTTGGTAGAATATGAGAAACAAATCCCAAGGGGTGTGTTTGAAGCTGAAAGAATAAAACTCAGTTTTGATGGTCATTTTGTGCTTGATTTTGCTGGCAAGGGATTTATTGAGTTTGAGAAAGAGAAGTTGTTTGGATTTATATCTACTGTTCTCAATATCAAAAACGATGAAAAAAAGAAAATGCTTGACTATGAAATTTTTTATACTGAGTATGAGAAGCTGGCTAATATAAAACAAAAAGATATCACATTGTCTTTGTCACTTAAGGAATTCGAATGTTTACGAGAGTGCTTTAAAAAGATTAAAGAAAACACAAAACTCTGGCAGTGGTTGCAAATGTGTTACATCGAAAAGTATGGGTTTATGTAG
- a CDS encoding YidH family protein, producing the protein MNEQENIHPKIRNRRVHLANERTFLAWIRTSIGIMAFGFVVEKFALFVKQFSIFIGKEISTMPHSGYSSFFGIFLVALGAIMGFLAFIRYKKVEKQIDEDTYQHSVLLDILLVISLLAIAVFLIIYMLHSI; encoded by the coding sequence ATGAATGAACAGGAAAACATTCATCCAAAAATCCGTAACAGAAGAGTTCATCTTGCAAATGAAAGAACCTTTCTTGCATGGATAAGAACAAGTATTGGGATAATGGCATTTGGATTTGTTGTTGAAAAGTTTGCTCTTTTTGTAAAACAGTTTTCTATTTTTATTGGCAAAGAAATCTCCACAATGCCTCATTCAGGATACTCTTCATTCTTTGGTATATTCTTGGTTGCTCTTGGAGCTATTATGGGTTTTCTTGCTTTTATCAGATATAAAAAAGTTGAAAAACAGATTGATGAAGACACCTATCAGCATTCAGTTTTGCTTGATATCCTCCTTGTGATTTCTCTCCTTGCAATAGCTGTTTTTTTAATAATTTACATGTTACACAGCATTTAA
- the mobF gene encoding MobF family relaxase — protein sequence MLSFGQIYQSLEQYEKDNYYVSTNEVETRFQIGSGWQELGVKDGYEITSEDFKNFANGRDLQGNYLSKEFEQKDHRQGFDFVWSPHKSVTLYAFTSEENLQTVTNSMNEATKNLVNFLEKEGYIQYRETVNGETISKSSDNATVLVNTHLCGRLDPQIHNHISFFNFTRTENGDWKAINSDAIYSNKYMFEAYLENQLAYQLKQQGINTELVKEGNSKEYVTKIAGLNEEHWKGIARTSELIDKYLEQHKEELLQKYPNATESQLREYAYLEIRQSKQSKTIGELFKQVEDSLKEQGLTQQDIIKLVSEKRENLTQELNQANKEELAKEIINKAIDEVIDRNSTFSQSDLFKAAFQISAGRVDSDTLVQAVKENERLIEMGYVQDKQHNRANATYQEKYFTSQEVIAWEHNILKSIEEGKGSVEKITEQRYENEKLTKSQLEAINHILQSTDRYTAVVGWAGVGKTTFVGEMSKELGKINEIAKEAGYRLIGVSNTNTAVNELKEVGIEAMTTAKFLNSAKALQSLDSKTILIVDEASFLSTKDMSTILDKTRESGCRIVFIGDDRQLPGVQAGSPFAALIRENKINHVKMTDIVRQRNEELKSAVYDIYHKNIESALNKITFKTIERDSALEIATHALKSDKPINIVDREIFEKVKEMFEGQGSATQYVQQFKSAPFEREIIEKLGIEDAGQREAFFFYKDFGFHEGENPHGIKEDQAKKSIRQMIKMGWVVATEVEVNGKKYGAYQKTGLFGVDPSRIREVLGEKYEEYQKQIEQQQKEILREIAKEYISQGYKNSAISVATNQDAKILNSLISEELRNGELKGAKSIEVNVWVNKNLDNVERLKASSYNVGDKLLVMSSGGGVSVGKELFVKEVDIVKNTLKVEYTTKKGEVKERVFNIEKLGDKVQAFQNESIQIAEGEKLIFNNTYRNKNFANSEFAYVKSINNEDGSITIVSKLDSDKAKTTTFTKEELAQGVHFQHGYAVTADHMQGKTTQNVIAFETRNYENFLVSITRAKQNATIYSTMSKERFIEKASEEATKERIERMAYKFNEEVFNTVKEQIYKNFKQQQEQVKEQGFENEREGQFQKQESKEQSERYQESVFWASEAIKNYEKSEYQKWAKNFSEKDFKAVQKPQKPNIVKKIANAMVDSNYVDRKFKDWLNGKTRDKFEKWTLKDQIKTWWKNNLNRDLEKLTGQKRRDYWKTYEVYTKDQNGQWHKGIQKLHVRVRGDKTTIEGYTLTKDGIHYFKIEKQKGLFGIEKVLDQSMEFAPHQLSPVQQIAAVGAQKPVIQHVEPPKLEKYFTPAQMKNIQDMAREIVQKQQEKQQKISEVREYEQKSHEHIREPIQKWQEMVQAGDRFNEVLANTWQKWQSQAQNVREFIIQKDRTTNKEIFQWSKENQIGKEVVLATTREMQDKGLICVESYDEKTRTITFISASKLSEQQKAISKAVESIYRNSSKWSFSLKDIKAELKRSGVDAADRTIYKHLSSMGYKKDDKGRFHFLNDSIHVRQDREIISVFAEKTSGKGYFTASELHKNISHIHHIHPQRLEKYLHEEKTLKLIGFQKNSDGKLEAIFCHKQDYENSKQHWLNSIASIPQKADEQLVRFYIEKEGISPWKNLTKDQLQKLQSEFKNAGVNEKKGYFFSCVERVQHQMRETEIQRVMQTIRFMTERMQQSQQQQEHSLAQQNVQIDREVLKMHSMLNRNIQYDITHEEFQRVKEYMDTHNGSVVAMQNPPQNEKYSSVLYTTKKDIYMEKAMAEKIGVKYQNESTAYFSSKDLVSNTGLGKDKIDQAMHKMFRSGWVIPVTVSTDKKLYGAWQKTSLYGVDTERVKEAYGKEKEKVVQQLKEEWKKIKAQEQGNKKEKDYISKTDIRNELNNEVHTKAISEGIKRSLDGNIISEHKITIKTKESDSKEVTVYKPAQSIEKSQSQSHEKSTNPSQDKTASVSMERGR from the coding sequence ATGTTAAGTTTTGGTCAAATTTACCAAAGTCTTGAACAGTATGAAAAAGATAATTACTACGTTTCAACTAATGAAGTAGAGACACGCTTTCAAATTGGTTCGGGATGGCAAGAGTTGGGGGTAAAAGATGGCTATGAAATCACTTCAGAGGACTTCAAAAATTTTGCAAATGGAAGGGACTTACAAGGCAATTATCTTAGCAAGGAATTTGAACAGAAAGATCACCGTCAGGGGTTTGACTTCGTATGGAGTCCTCATAAGTCTGTAACACTCTATGCTTTCACCTCTGAAGAGAATCTGCAAACTGTAACAAACAGTATGAATGAAGCAACTAAAAATTTGGTCAACTTTCTTGAGAAAGAGGGCTATATTCAATATCGTGAAACTGTGAATGGGGAAACTATTTCAAAGTCAAGTGACAATGCAACCGTTCTGGTTAATACCCATCTTTGTGGACGATTAGACCCACAAATACACAACCACATTTCTTTTTTCAACTTCACCAGGACAGAAAATGGTGACTGGAAAGCAATTAACTCTGATGCAATTTATAGCAATAAATACATGTTTGAAGCATACCTTGAGAATCAGTTAGCGTATCAGCTTAAACAGCAAGGAATAAATACTGAACTTGTAAAAGAGGGCAATAGTAAGGAATATGTGACAAAAATAGCTGGATTAAATGAAGAACATTGGAAAGGTATAGCGAGGACTTCTGAGCTAATAGACAAGTATCTTGAGCAACATAAAGAAGAGCTACTTCAGAAATATCCGAATGCTACTGAAAGTCAACTCAGGGAGTATGCATATCTTGAAATTAGACAATCAAAGCAGAGCAAGACTATTGGTGAGCTTTTCAAGCAAGTTGAAGACTCTTTAAAAGAACAGGGATTAACTCAACAAGATATAATCAAGCTTGTAAGTGAAAAGAGAGAAAATCTAACTCAAGAATTAAATCAAGCTAATAAAGAAGAACTTGCGAAAGAGATAATCAACAAAGCAATTGATGAAGTCATAGATAGAAATTCAACATTCAGTCAATCTGATCTTTTTAAAGCTGCATTCCAAATCAGTGCTGGTCGAGTGGATTCTGATACGCTTGTGCAGGCTGTGAAGGAGAATGAGAGACTTATTGAAATGGGGTATGTGCAAGATAAGCAGCATAACAGAGCAAATGCAACATATCAGGAAAAGTATTTTACTTCTCAGGAGGTCATTGCATGGGAGCATAACATATTAAAGAGCATTGAAGAGGGGAAAGGTTCAGTTGAAAAAATAACAGAGCAGAGATACGAAAATGAGAAGCTAACCAAATCTCAACTTGAAGCTATCAATCATATCCTTCAAAGTACTGACAGATACACTGCCGTTGTAGGCTGGGCAGGTGTCGGAAAAACAACGTTTGTTGGCGAAATGTCGAAAGAGCTTGGAAAAATTAATGAAATTGCTAAAGAAGCTGGATATCGGCTTATAGGAGTATCTAACACAAACACGGCTGTGAACGAGTTAAAAGAAGTTGGTATAGAAGCGATGACTACTGCAAAGTTTTTGAACTCTGCAAAGGCACTGCAGAGCCTTGACTCTAAGACAATTCTAATCGTTGATGAAGCAAGTTTTCTCTCAACTAAAGACATGTCGACTATTCTGGATAAAACAAGGGAATCAGGCTGTCGGATAGTATTTATTGGTGATGACCGTCAGCTGCCTGGAGTTCAGGCTGGCTCTCCATTTGCGGCTTTGATTCGTGAAAACAAAATCAACCACGTCAAAATGACTGATATTGTAAGGCAACGCAACGAAGAGCTTAAGAGTGCTGTATATGACATATACCACAAAAACATTGAATCTGCACTTAATAAAATTACTTTCAAAACTATAGAGAGGGATTCGGCTCTTGAAATTGCTACGCATGCACTTAAAAGCGATAAACCAATCAATATAGTAGATAGAGAAATCTTTGAAAAAGTAAAAGAAATGTTTGAAGGTCAAGGCTCTGCTACTCAATATGTTCAGCAGTTTAAATCTGCACCGTTTGAACGTGAAATAATAGAGAAACTTGGCATAGAGGACGCAGGACAGAGAGAAGCTTTCTTTTTCTACAAAGATTTCGGTTTTCATGAAGGTGAAAATCCTCATGGAATAAAAGAGGATCAAGCTAAAAAAAGTATTAGGCAAATGATTAAAATGGGCTGGGTAGTAGCTACAGAGGTAGAGGTAAATGGCAAGAAATATGGGGCATATCAAAAGACTGGATTGTTCGGGGTTGACCCATCTCGGATTAGAGAAGTTCTCGGTGAAAAATATGAGGAGTATCAAAAGCAAATAGAGCAGCAACAAAAGGAAATTCTGCGAGAGATAGCGAAAGAGTATATAAGTCAAGGCTATAAAAATTCTGCCATATCTGTAGCTACAAATCAGGACGCTAAAATCTTAAACAGTTTAATCAGCGAAGAATTGCGGAATGGCGAGCTTAAAGGGGCTAAATCTATAGAGGTAAATGTGTGGGTAAACAAGAATTTAGATAATGTAGAGAGGCTAAAGGCAAGTAGCTACAATGTTGGCGATAAATTACTTGTAATGTCTTCGGGCGGTGGAGTTAGCGTTGGAAAAGAGCTTTTCGTGAAAGAAGTTGATATTGTCAAGAATACTTTAAAAGTAGAATATACAACAAAGAAAGGTGAAGTTAAAGAAAGAGTTTTCAATATCGAAAAGCTTGGTGACAAGGTTCAGGCTTTTCAGAATGAGAGCATTCAAATAGCAGAAGGAGAGAAATTGATATTCAATAATACATATAGAAATAAAAACTTTGCAAATTCTGAGTTTGCTTATGTGAAGTCTATAAATAATGAGGATGGTTCTATAACTATAGTTTCAAAACTTGATTCAGACAAAGCTAAAACTACAACATTCACAAAAGAAGAACTTGCTCAGGGTGTTCATTTTCAGCATGGCTATGCAGTGACAGCTGATCACATGCAAGGGAAAACTACCCAGAATGTCATAGCGTTTGAAACAAGAAACTATGAGAATTTCCTCGTTTCAATCACTCGTGCAAAACAGAATGCGACTATATACTCTACTATGAGCAAAGAGAGATTCATTGAAAAAGCATCAGAAGAGGCAACGAAGGAAAGAATAGAAAGGATGGCATACAAATTCAACGAGGAAGTGTTTAATACCGTAAAAGAGCAAATATATAAGAATTTCAAACAACAGCAAGAGCAGGTAAAAGAGCAAGGATTTGAAAATGAAAGAGAAGGGCAATTTCAGAAACAAGAGAGCAAAGAACAATCAGAGAGATACCAGGAATCAGTTTTTTGGGCGTCAGAGGCTATAAAAAACTACGAAAAATCAGAGTACCAAAAATGGGCTAAAAATTTCAGTGAAAAAGATTTCAAAGCAGTTCAGAAACCTCAAAAGCCAAACATTGTTAAGAAAATAGCAAATGCAATGGTGGATTCAAATTATGTTGATAGAAAGTTCAAGGACTGGCTAAATGGAAAGACTCGGGATAAATTTGAGAAATGGACATTAAAAGATCAGATAAAAACATGGTGGAAGAATAACCTAAACCGTGACCTGGAAAAACTCACTGGCCAGAAAAGAAGAGACTACTGGAAGACTTACGAGGTTTATACAAAAGACCAAAATGGACAGTGGCATAAAGGAATTCAAAAACTGCATGTGAGAGTCAGAGGGGATAAGACCACCATTGAGGGCTATACTCTTACAAAAGATGGAATCCATTACTTTAAAATAGAAAAACAAAAAGGACTTTTTGGCATAGAGAAAGTTCTTGATCAGAGTATGGAGTTTGCACCTCACCAGCTATCTCCTGTTCAGCAGATTGCAGCAGTAGGAGCTCAGAAGCCTGTTATCCAGCATGTTGAACCCCCTAAGCTTGAGAAATACTTCACTCCTGCCCAGATGAAGAACATCCAGGATATGGCCAGAGAAATAGTCCAGAAACAACAGGAAAAACAGCAAAAAATATCAGAAGTTCGTGAGTATGAGCAGAAATCCCATGAACATATTCGTGAACCAATCCAGAAATGGCAGGAGATGGTTCAAGCAGGGGATAGGTTTAACGAGGTACTCGCCAATACGTGGCAGAAATGGCAGTCACAGGCTCAGAATGTTAGAGAGTTTATCATTCAGAAAGACAGAACAACCAATAAAGAGATATTCCAGTGGTCAAAAGAGAATCAGATAGGTAAAGAAGTTGTATTAGCTACCACCAGAGAAATGCAGGATAAAGGACTTATATGTGTAGAATCCTACGATGAAAAAACCAGGACTATCACCTTTATCTCAGCCTCAAAACTTTCTGAACAACAGAAAGCTATATCTAAAGCAGTAGAAAGCATATATAGAAATTCCTCTAAATGGAGTTTTTCTCTAAAAGACATAAAAGCAGAATTGAAACGCTCCGGAGTTGATGCAGCAGACAGGACTATATATAAACACCTAAGCAGCATGGGATACAAAAAAGACGATAAAGGACGATTCCACTTTCTCAACGATTCTATACATGTCAGGCAGGATAGAGAAATCATTTCTGTTTTTGCTGAAAAAACCTCTGGAAAAGGATATTTCACTGCGTCAGAGTTACACAAAAACATATCTCACATTCACCATATCCATCCTCAAAGGCTTGAAAAGTATCTACACGAAGAAAAAACACTCAAACTGATAGGCTTTCAGAAAAATTCAGATGGAAAATTAGAAGCTATTTTCTGTCACAAACAGGACTATGAAAATTCTAAACAACATTGGCTTAATTCAATCGCCTCTATACCTCAGAAAGCAGACGAACAACTGGTCAGATTTTATATTGAAAAAGAGGGCATTTCGCCCTGGAAAAATCTCACAAAAGATCAATTACAAAAGCTACAGTCCGAATTCAAAAATGCAGGAGTGAATGAAAAAAAGGGATACTTTTTTTCATGTGTTGAAAGAGTGCAACATCAGATGAGAGAAACAGAGATTCAAAGAGTCATGCAGACCATTCGTTTTATGACAGAACGAATGCAGCAGTCACAACAGCAGCAAGAACATAGTCTGGCCCAACAAAATGTTCAGATAGACAGGGAGGTTCTAAAAATGCATTCTATGTTGAACCGAAATATTCAATACGATATTACACATGAAGAGTTTCAAAGGGTTAAGGAGTATATGGATACCCACAATGGCTCTGTTGTTGCTATGCAAAATCCACCTCAAAATGAAAAGTATTCTTCGGTGCTATATACTACCAAAAAGGATATATATATGGAAAAGGCTATGGCAGAAAAAATCGGAGTGAAATATCAGAATGAATCTACAGCTTATTTCTCATCCAAAGACCTCGTTTCAAATACAGGACTCGGAAAGGACAAAATAGACCAAGCTATGCACAAAATGTTCAGATCTGGCTGGGTTATTCCTGTTACAGTTTCAACAGACAAAAAACTATATGGTGCATGGCAAAAAACCTCTTTGTATGGGGTTGACACAGAACGGGTAAAAGAAGCATATGGCAAAGAGAAAGAAAAAGTGGTCCAACAGCTTAAAGAAGAATGGAAAAAAATAAAAGCACAGGAACAGGGAAACAAAAAGGAAAAGGACTACATTTCAAAAACTGACATCCGAAATGAACTCAACAATGAAGTTCACACAAAAGCTATATCAGAGGGGATAAAAAGAAGTCTGGATGGCAACATTATTTCTGAACATAAAATAACAATCAAAACTAAGGAATCAGATTCCAAAGAAGTTACGGTCTACAAACCTGCCCAGTCTATCGAAAAATCCCAGTCACAAAGTCATGAAAAATCAACCAACCCCTCTCAGGATAAGACAGCCTCAGTCTCAATGGAACGAGGCAGGTAG
- a CDS encoding pyocin, with the protein MSQTQKKIINFRTEKSSQDIIDDAIRKRYSKKPLTIERVASIISGITMAHEKPNYDEFHVKFFWGERVHDEEIEITMHAKAEESIGGKRIPIEVFREAISYLAYQRKRDRLKEYLLKCKEKWEKDRINRLEHFFADVFGVPRDKYSMTVAKNFFLSAVARALNPGCFQKYVLVIQGPQNWSKSRVIATLGGEFYRELNVSVTTEKDFYMAIQGVWIIEIPENDAFRKAHNSRTKAVISSTTDRFRPPYSRVVRDFPRRCIFVISTNEETVYEDPSGGSRFWPVKICHPGNVEYVQNTRDLLWGEATYRYLQGESYWEMPEQVEKEQERVRRHDEWESIISDYIALNNIHEITITKIAKLALGIEAKDLHRHQQDRISNCLSVLGFEKRVVWRDNKTKKIWIKKS; encoded by the coding sequence ATGTCTCAAACCCAAAAAAAGATTATCAATTTTAGGACCGAAAAGTCAAGTCAGGACATTATTGACGATGCAATAAGAAAAAGATATTCAAAAAAACCCCTCACTATTGAAAGAGTTGCTTCAATTATTTCTGGTATCACCATGGCGCATGAAAAGCCAAATTATGACGAATTTCACGTGAAATTTTTCTGGGGAGAAAGAGTGCATGACGAAGAAATTGAGATTACAATGCATGCCAAAGCAGAGGAATCAATTGGAGGAAAAAGAATCCCCATTGAGGTATTCAGAGAAGCCATATCATATCTTGCATATCAAAGGAAAAGAGATAGACTTAAAGAGTATCTTCTTAAATGCAAAGAGAAGTGGGAAAAAGACAGAATTAACAGACTGGAACATTTTTTTGCAGATGTGTTTGGAGTGCCAAGAGACAAGTATTCTATGACAGTTGCCAAAAATTTTTTTCTATCAGCTGTTGCAAGAGCTCTAAATCCAGGTTGCTTTCAAAAATATGTTCTGGTGATACAGGGTCCGCAAAACTGGAGTAAATCCAGAGTCATAGCAACGCTTGGGGGAGAATTCTACCGGGAACTGAACGTATCTGTTACTACTGAAAAAGATTTTTACATGGCCATCCAGGGAGTTTGGATCATTGAGATACCCGAAAATGATGCTTTCAGAAAAGCTCACAACAGCCGAACCAAAGCTGTTATATCTTCTACCACTGATAGATTCCGACCACCATATTCCCGTGTTGTCCGTGACTTTCCAAGAAGATGTATCTTTGTGATCAGCACTAACGAGGAGACTGTATACGAAGATCCCTCAGGAGGCAGCAGATTCTGGCCTGTGAAAATATGCCACCCCGGAAATGTTGAATATGTCCAGAACACCAGAGACCTGCTCTGGGGAGAGGCTACATACAGGTACTTACAGGGAGAGTCATACTGGGAAATGCCTGAACAAGTAGAAAAAGAGCAAGAACGGGTGAGGAGACATGATGAGTGGGAATCTATTATTTCTGATTATATCGCTTTAAATAATATACATGAAATAACAATAACTAAAATAGCTAAACTTGCTTTAGGAATAGAAGCCAAAGACTTGCACAGACACCAGCAGGATAGAATTTCCAACTGTTTGTCTGTTTTAGGCTTCGAAAAAAGGGTTGTATGGAGAGACAACAAAACAAAAAAGATATGGATAAAAAAATCATGA
- a CDS encoding type II toxin-antitoxin system YafQ family toxin: MKKLTTTKRFLKHYKKRVSDKDDEIFKYVVDKLLKGGKLERKFRDHQLSGDLREFRECHLKNDLLLIYQAFEDEIRLIDIGSHAQLFR, encoded by the coding sequence TTGAAAAAACTCACCACTACAAAGAGATTCCTTAAACATTACAAAAAGAGAGTATCTGACAAGGATGATGAGATTTTCAAGTATGTTGTAGATAAATTACTTAAGGGTGGAAAACTTGAGAGAAAATTCAGAGATCATCAATTAAGTGGAGATTTAAGAGAATTTAGGGAATGTCACTTAAAAAATGATTTGTTGCTGATATATCAGGCTTTTGAAGACGAAATAAGGCTTATAGATATTGGTTCACATGCTCAATTATTTAGGTAA